In Afipia sp. GAS231, a single window of DNA contains:
- a CDS encoding bifunctional serine/threonine-protein kinase/universal stress protein, whose product MAKPSIALGAQLDGFTVGECVHRGGMATLWTVTHPGITVPLLMKVPRVSEGEDPAAIVSFEMEQMILPRLAGPHVPGCFGTGDFARQAYVVIERIAGQTLYSRIGELPISYEEARLIAGRIATALADLHRQNVIHHDIKPSSIMFRRSGECVLIDFGLSHHNLLPDLLQEEFRLPYGTAPYMAPERLLGVRDDPRSDLFSLGVLLYFFTTGVRPFGESETLGGMRRRLWRDPYPPRQLKPDYPPWLQEIVLRCLEIEPVWRHPTASQLAFDLAHPDQVKLTARSERLKRDPLSTVWRRRFNGGMTQQRPKSDVAVQLASGPIVAVALDTEEGSAPLNESLRITAAHLLATLPSARLACINVLKLGRITIDRTLDEQGNNKHIDRLVALRHWASPLGLDESRLTVHVLEAVDPAAAILEFTGINQVDHIVIGARQNSMLRTLLGSVSSKVAAEAACTVTVVRPPRLAAAMPQETASPA is encoded by the coding sequence ATGGCAAAACCTTCGATCGCCTTGGGCGCGCAACTCGACGGTTTCACGGTCGGGGAATGCGTCCATCGCGGCGGCATGGCGACGCTGTGGACCGTGACCCATCCTGGCATCACGGTGCCGCTGTTGATGAAGGTGCCGCGGGTTTCCGAAGGCGAGGATCCGGCGGCAATCGTCTCTTTCGAGATGGAGCAGATGATCCTGCCGCGGCTCGCCGGCCCGCATGTGCCCGGCTGCTTCGGCACCGGCGATTTTGCCAGGCAAGCCTATGTCGTTATCGAACGCATCGCAGGCCAGACGCTCTACAGCCGGATCGGCGAGCTGCCGATCTCCTATGAAGAGGCGCGCCTGATCGCCGGCAGGATCGCAACGGCGCTCGCCGACCTGCACCGGCAGAACGTCATTCATCACGACATCAAACCGAGCAGCATCATGTTTCGCCGCTCCGGCGAATGCGTGCTGATCGATTTCGGACTGTCGCATCACAACCTGTTGCCGGATCTGCTGCAGGAGGAATTCCGCCTGCCTTACGGCACCGCGCCCTATATGGCGCCGGAGCGTCTGCTCGGCGTGCGCGACGATCCGCGCAGCGACCTGTTTTCGCTCGGTGTGCTCTTGTACTTCTTCACCACAGGCGTGCGGCCGTTCGGCGAGAGCGAAACCCTTGGTGGCATGCGACGGAGGCTGTGGCGCGATCCGTATCCGCCGCGCCAGCTGAAGCCGGACTATCCGCCCTGGCTGCAGGAGATCGTGCTGCGCTGTCTCGAGATCGAGCCGGTCTGGCGTCACCCGACGGCGTCGCAACTGGCGTTCGATCTCGCCCACCCCGATCAGGTCAAGCTGACTGCGCGATCGGAACGGTTGAAGCGCGATCCGCTCTCTACGGTGTGGCGTCGCCGCTTCAATGGCGGAATGACCCAGCAGAGGCCGAAGTCGGACGTGGCCGTCCAGCTCGCATCGGGCCCGATCGTTGCCGTCGCGCTCGATACCGAGGAGGGTTCGGCGCCGCTCAACGAATCCCTGCGCATCACGGCGGCGCATTTGCTGGCGACACTTCCGTCGGCGCGACTGGCCTGCATCAATGTGTTGAAGCTCGGCCGCATCACCATCGACCGCACGCTCGACGAGCAGGGCAACAACAAGCACATCGACCGTCTGGTCGCGCTGCGGCATTGGGCATCGCCGCTGGGCCTCGACGAGAGCCGGCTGACCGTGCATGTGCTGGAGGCGGTCGATCCCGCGGCCGCGATCCTGGAATTTACCGGGATCAACCAGGTCGACCATATCGTGATCGGTGCGCGGCAGAACTCGATGCTGCGCACGCTGCTCGGAAGCGTATCCTCCAAGGTCGCGGCCGAAGCCGCCTGCACCGTGACGGTGGTGCGGCCGCCACGGCTGGCGGCAGCGATGCCGCAGGAAACTGCGAGCCCGGCGTAG
- a CDS encoding metallophosphoesterase, producing MRLAVFADIHANRQAFQACLDSARARGAERIICLGDIVGYGADPEWAVDTVMDLVKDGAIAVTGNHDAAIGTASETMNAEAQAAIEWTRGRLSAPQRRFLAELPFKHQDGDRLYVHSEASHPAQWHYVRSSSDAARSIEATAAQVTFCGHIHKPALYSMSSAAKMTSFIPTSETPVQLLSGRRWLAVLGSVGQPRDGNPAAAFAMLDTTSREITFCRVPYDVIAAADRIRANGLPHWLADRLVIGR from the coding sequence TTGCGGCTCGCGGTCTTTGCCGACATCCATGCCAACCGGCAGGCATTCCAGGCCTGCCTTGATTCCGCGCGGGCGCGCGGCGCGGAACGAATCATTTGCCTCGGCGATATCGTCGGCTATGGCGCCGATCCGGAATGGGCGGTCGACACCGTGATGGACCTCGTCAAGGACGGGGCGATCGCTGTCACCGGAAATCATGATGCCGCCATCGGCACCGCATCCGAAACCATGAATGCCGAAGCCCAGGCCGCGATCGAGTGGACGCGGGGCAGGCTGAGCGCACCGCAACGGCGCTTCCTGGCGGAGTTGCCGTTCAAGCACCAGGACGGCGACCGCCTCTACGTGCATTCGGAGGCCTCTCACCCGGCGCAATGGCATTACGTGCGCAGCTCATCGGACGCCGCGCGCAGCATCGAGGCGACCGCTGCCCAAGTCACGTTCTGCGGACACATCCACAAGCCCGCGCTCTACTCGATGTCATCGGCAGCGAAGATGACGAGTTTCATCCCGACATCGGAAACACCGGTCCAGCTCCTGAGCGGCCGGCGCTGGCTTGCCGTGCTCGGCTCGGTCGGTCAGCCCCGCGACGGCAATCCGGCGGCGGCCTTCGCGATGCTCGATACCACGTCGCGCGAAATCACCTTTTGCCGCGTGCCCTATGATGTCATCGCGGCGGCCGACCGCATTCGCGCCAACGGCCTGCCGCACTGGCTCGCCGACCGCCTCGTGATCGGGAGGTGA
- a CDS encoding TetR family transcriptional regulator, which produces MNEVVVLTPERILEVTEDVLRRYGLAKATVVDVARALDVSHGSVYRHFPSKASLREAVAKRWLDRLSAPLMEIVEATGPAPERLDCWLRTMFSIKHKRLADDPEMFATYLTLAREACRSVKGHKDCLVDQIARILSDGVKEGAFEVADVKASARAIFDATSRFHHPAHADEWNDPDAQARIDALLALLLHGLQAPKKR; this is translated from the coding sequence ATGAACGAAGTCGTGGTTCTGACCCCCGAACGTATTCTGGAGGTGACGGAAGACGTTTTACGCCGTTACGGGCTTGCGAAGGCGACCGTGGTCGATGTGGCCCGGGCGCTCGATGTCAGCCACGGCAGCGTCTACCGCCACTTTCCCAGCAAGGCCTCGCTGCGCGAGGCGGTCGCCAAACGATGGCTCGACCGGCTGAGTGCACCGCTTATGGAGATCGTTGAGGCGACGGGTCCGGCCCCGGAGCGGCTTGACTGTTGGCTGCGCACGATGTTTTCCATCAAGCACAAGCGGCTGGCCGACGACCCCGAGATGTTCGCGACCTACCTGACGCTGGCCCGCGAGGCGTGCAGGAGCGTCAAGGGTCACAAAGACTGCCTGGTCGACCAGATCGCGCGCATCCTGTCGGACGGCGTCAAAGAAGGCGCCTTCGAGGTCGCCGACGTGAAGGCCTCGGCCCGCGCTATCTTCGACGCCACCAGCCGCTTCCATCATCCCGCCCATGCCGACGAATGGAACGATCCGGATGCGCAGGCCCGGATCGACGCGCTGCTGGCGCTGCTGCTCCATGGACTGCAAGCGCCGAAGAAGCGCTGA
- the purB gene encoding adenylosuccinate lyase: protein MIPRYTRPEMASIWGPQTRFKIWFEIEAHAADAQAELGVIPKEAAKTVWAKAKNATFNVDRIDEIERETKHDVIAFLTHLAEIVGPEARFVHQGMTSSDVLDTCLNVQLTRAADILIADIDKVLAALKKRAFEHKMTPTIGRSHGIHAEPVTFGLKLAYAYAEFSRARERLIAARKEVATCAISGAVGTFAQIDPRVEEHVAKAMGLVPEPVSTQVIPRDRHAMYFATLGVIASSVERLATEIRHLQRTEVLEAEEFFSEGQKGSSAMPHKRNPVLSENLTGLARMVRAYAMPAMENVVLWHERDISHSSAERMIGPDATVTLDFALNRLAGLIEKLLIYPANMQKNLDRLGGLVHSQRILIALTQKGASREDAYKFVQRNAMPVWRGEGDFLTLLKKDPDVKKLMTDAEIEEQFDLGYHFKHIDTIFKRVFGES from the coding sequence ATGATCCCCCGCTACACCCGCCCGGAAATGGCCTCCATCTGGGGGCCGCAGACCCGCTTCAAGATCTGGTTCGAGATCGAGGCACATGCGGCGGACGCGCAGGCAGAACTCGGCGTGATCCCGAAAGAGGCCGCCAAAACCGTCTGGGCCAAGGCCAAAAACGCCACCTTCAATGTCGACCGCATCGACGAGATCGAGCGCGAAACCAAGCACGACGTCATCGCCTTCCTGACTCATCTGGCCGAGATCGTCGGCCCCGAGGCGCGCTTCGTCCACCAGGGCATGACCTCCTCCGACGTGCTCGACACCTGCCTCAACGTCCAGCTCACCCGCGCCGCCGATATTCTGATCGCCGACATCGACAAGGTGCTGGCGGCGCTGAAGAAGCGCGCCTTCGAGCACAAGATGACGCCGACCATCGGCCGCTCGCACGGCATCCATGCCGAGCCGGTGACGTTCGGGCTCAAGCTCGCTTACGCCTATGCCGAGTTCAGCCGTGCCCGCGAGCGCCTGATCGCCGCACGCAAGGAAGTCGCGACCTGCGCGATCTCGGGCGCCGTCGGCACCTTTGCGCAGATCGATCCGCGCGTCGAAGAACATGTCGCGAAAGCGATGGGCCTGGTGCCCGAGCCGGTCTCCACCCAGGTGATCCCGCGCGACCGCCACGCGATGTATTTTGCGACGCTCGGCGTGATCGCCTCCTCCGTCGAGCGGCTCGCCACCGAAATCCGGCACTTGCAGAGAACGGAAGTGCTGGAAGCCGAGGAATTCTTCTCCGAAGGCCAGAAGGGCTCGTCGGCGATGCCGCACAAGCGCAACCCGGTGCTGTCGGAAAATCTCACCGGCCTTGCCCGCATGGTGCGCGCCTATGCGATGCCGGCGATGGAGAACGTCGTGCTCTGGCACGAGCGCGACATCTCGCACTCCTCGGCCGAACGCATGATCGGACCTGATGCGACGGTCACGCTCGACTTCGCGCTTAATCGCCTTGCCGGCCTGATCGAGAAGCTTTTGATCTATCCCGCCAACATGCAGAAGAATCTCGACCGCCTCGGCGGCCTCGTGCATTCGCAGCGGATCCTGATCGCGCTGACGCAAAAGGGCGCCAGCCGCGAGGACGCCTACAAATTCGTGCAACGCAACGCGATGCCGGTGTGGCGCGGCGAAGGCGACTTCCTGACGCTGTTAAAGAAGGACCCCGACGTCAAGAAGCTGATGACGGATGCCGAGATCGAGGAACAGTTCGACCTCGGCTATCACTTCAAGCACATCGACACCATCTTCAAGCGGGTGTTCGGCGAGAGCTGA
- a CDS encoding FTR1 family protein — MLAALIIVFREVFEAGLIIGIVLAVTRTVPHRNAWIGGGVLAGVLAACVVAGFAGALSNLFAGMGQELFNAAILVIAVVMLTWHNVWMARHGAELAGELRVAGKAVVEGSKSLLALAVVVGVAVLREGSEVVLFLYGVIATGGDTAWGVTLGGLGGLALGVMVGLLTYFGLLRIPARALFTTTTILIALLAAGMAAQAAAFLEKANWLTAMDNVVWDSGWLLSDASIPGKALHTLIGYTDQPTAMQLTVYLAILAVTFVLMRLYGAPAKAKAVAA; from the coding sequence GTGCTTGCTGCACTGATCATCGTTTTCCGCGAAGTCTTCGAGGCCGGTCTGATCATCGGCATCGTGCTCGCGGTCACGCGCACGGTGCCGCATCGCAACGCCTGGATCGGCGGCGGCGTGCTGGCCGGTGTGCTCGCCGCCTGCGTCGTCGCCGGCTTTGCCGGCGCGCTGTCGAACCTGTTTGCCGGCATGGGACAGGAACTGTTCAACGCCGCCATACTCGTGATCGCGGTCGTGATGCTGACCTGGCACAATGTCTGGATGGCGCGTCACGGCGCCGAGCTTGCCGGTGAACTGCGCGTCGCCGGGAAGGCGGTGGTGGAAGGATCGAAATCGCTGCTCGCGCTGGCGGTGGTGGTCGGCGTCGCGGTGCTGCGCGAGGGCAGCGAGGTCGTGCTGTTCCTCTACGGCGTGATTGCCACCGGCGGCGATACCGCTTGGGGCGTGACGCTCGGCGGCCTCGGCGGCCTCGCACTCGGTGTGATGGTCGGTCTTCTGACCTATTTCGGCCTGCTGCGTATTCCCGCGCGCGCGCTGTTTACGACCACGACGATCCTGATCGCCTTGCTCGCCGCCGGCATGGCGGCGCAGGCTGCGGCCTTCCTGGAGAAGGCCAACTGGCTGACCGCGATGGACAACGTGGTGTGGGACTCAGGCTGGCTGCTCTCCGATGCCAGCATTCCCGGCAAGGCGTTGCATACGCTGATCGGCTACACCGACCAGCCGACCGCGATGCAGCTCACGGTGTATCTCGCGATCCTCGCGGTCACCTTCGTGCTGATGCGGCTGTACGGCGCGCCGGCGAAGGCAAAGGCCGTGGCTGCCTAA
- a CDS encoding cupredoxin domain-containing protein yields the protein MSLSRTLSKAVIFAAVTALLPIAATSAANAQAATEIQLSYKDKKFEPAEISAPANTPIVIKLKNLDSKPMEFESKALKIEKVVAGSSDATINVRAQKAGRYEFVDEYNEKVARGALVVK from the coding sequence ATGTCCCTCTCGCGAACGCTTTCGAAGGCCGTCATTTTTGCTGCCGTCACCGCGCTGCTGCCGATCGCCGCTACCAGCGCCGCCAACGCGCAGGCCGCGACCGAAATCCAGCTCAGCTACAAGGACAAGAAGTTCGAGCCCGCGGAAATCAGCGCGCCTGCCAACACGCCGATCGTGATCAAGCTGAAGAACCTGGATTCCAAGCCGATGGAATTCGAGAGCAAGGCCTTGAAGATCGAGAAGGTGGTTGCCGGCTCCAGCGACGCCACCATCAACGTTCGCGCCCAGAAGGCGGGCCGCTACGAATTCGTCGACGAATACAACGAGAAGGTCGCGCGCGGCGCGCTGGTCGTGAAGTAG
- a CDS encoding cytochrome b, which produces MLRNTSSSWGRLSRGFHWGLGLVIISMLAFGWWMNHIPAGPNRFFYRSIHADIGYLVLLLMVLRLIWRGFNPTPALPSDTPRWQRIVASISHWSLYAVTILVAMLGWAHSGARTPDYSSFFGLFHVPQITSPDKAAAAAYEDRHILFAYVLLALIVLHIGAALWHHFIKRDRVTSRMVDGAPG; this is translated from the coding sequence ATGCTACGCAATACGTCGTCGAGCTGGGGCCGCCTGTCGCGCGGGTTCCATTGGGGCCTCGGCCTGGTCATCATCAGCATGCTCGCCTTCGGCTGGTGGATGAACCACATTCCGGCCGGCCCGAACCGGTTCTTCTACCGCTCGATCCATGCCGATATCGGCTACCTCGTGCTGCTGCTGATGGTGCTCCGCCTGATCTGGCGCGGCTTCAATCCGACGCCGGCACTGCCTTCGGACACGCCGCGATGGCAGCGGATCGTGGCCAGCATCAGCCATTGGTCGCTCTATGCCGTTACCATTCTGGTGGCGATGCTGGGCTGGGCGCATTCCGGCGCGCGCACCCCTGATTATTCCAGCTTCTTCGGGCTGTTTCACGTTCCGCAGATTACCTCGCCCGACAAGGCCGCCGCTGCGGCCTATGAGGACCGTCACATCCTGTTTGCCTATGTGCTGCTGGCACTGATCGTGCTCCACATCGGCGCGGCGCTCTGGCATCACTTCATCAAACGCGATCGCGTCACATCGCGCATGGTCGACGGCGCGCCCGGCTGA
- the murI gene encoding glutamate racemase yields MSYPPTILVFDSGLGGLTVLREIVRARPDAHYVYVADDAFFPYGHHSEEQIIARVVPLIGELIASHAPDLLVIACNTASTLVMSHLREAYQVPFVGTVPAIKPACASSKTKRVSVLGTKGTVKREYTKRLIKDFAQGCEVTLVGSAELASLCESALSGNDVSDEDIAAELAPCFVGKDASDIHRTDTVVLACTHYPLLLDRLMLLAPWPVDWIDPAPAIARRVSDLLGPANGPSDQAGAEMIFTSKRPHTLSQALMPFFGGRVPA; encoded by the coding sequence GTGTCCTATCCCCCAACGATCCTCGTCTTCGATTCCGGCCTCGGCGGCCTCACGGTATTGCGTGAGATCGTCCGCGCCCGGCCCGATGCCCATTATGTTTATGTGGCCGACGACGCGTTCTTTCCCTACGGCCATCACAGTGAGGAGCAGATCATCGCGCGCGTGGTGCCGCTGATTGGCGAACTGATCGCCAGCCATGCGCCCGATCTGCTGGTGATCGCCTGCAACACCGCGTCCACGCTTGTCATGTCGCACCTGCGCGAGGCCTATCAGGTGCCGTTTGTCGGCACCGTGCCCGCGATCAAGCCGGCTTGCGCCAGCTCGAAGACCAAGCGCGTGTCGGTGCTCGGCACCAAGGGCACCGTCAAACGCGAATACACCAAGCGCCTGATCAAGGATTTTGCGCAAGGCTGCGAGGTGACACTGGTCGGCTCGGCGGAGCTCGCCTCGCTCTGCGAATCCGCGCTCAGCGGCAACGACGTCAGCGATGAGGATATCGCGGCCGAACTCGCGCCATGTTTCGTCGGCAAGGACGCCAGCGATATCCACCGCACCGACACCGTGGTGCTGGCCTGCACGCACTATCCGCTGTTGCTGGACCGGCTGATGCTGCTCGCGCCATGGCCGGTCGACTGGATCGATCCCGCCCCCGCCATCGCCCGCCGCGTCTCGGATCTGCTCGGCCCGGCCAACGGTCCATCCGATCAGGCCGGCGCCGAAATGATCTTCACGTCGAAGCGGCCGCACACGCTGAGCCAGGCCCTGATGCCGTTCTTCGGCGGCCGCGTCCCGGCGTAA
- the bla gene encoding class A beta-lactamase codes for MMIDRRTFLVAASGLVFSPVLAEDAPPVLAAYERDTGGRIGVYAENLSTGAKIAWRAEERFVMCSTFKASLAAFVLARVDNAEDRLEDMVAYGAKDLLDYAPVAKQNLAQGAKEAAMSVADMCKAIVELSDNTCANLLLARVGGPAALTEFWSRTGDAVSRLDHNEPELNRSPPGDPRDTTTPSAMAGNLRRFLLGTVLTPSSREHLTQWMVDCKTGNNRLRGGLPADWKIGDKTGNNGKDASGDIAIAWPKSGGPVLVTAYTQGGSPTPPQLETVFKEIGAMVAQRLS; via the coding sequence GTGATGATCGACCGACGAACCTTTCTGGTAGCGGCCTCGGGTTTGGTGTTTTCGCCTGTCCTGGCAGAGGACGCCCCGCCTGTGCTGGCGGCATATGAGCGCGACACCGGCGGGCGGATCGGCGTCTATGCCGAAAATCTTTCCACCGGTGCGAAGATCGCATGGCGCGCCGAAGAGCGCTTCGTCATGTGCAGCACCTTCAAGGCTTCGCTGGCCGCCTTCGTGCTGGCGCGGGTCGACAATGCCGAGGATCGTCTTGAGGACATGGTCGCCTATGGGGCCAAGGATCTTCTCGATTATGCGCCGGTCGCGAAACAGAACCTGGCGCAAGGCGCCAAGGAAGCGGCCATGTCGGTTGCAGATATGTGCAAGGCGATCGTCGAACTCAGCGACAACACCTGTGCCAATCTGCTGCTGGCGCGGGTCGGCGGTCCTGCCGCCTTGACCGAGTTCTGGAGCCGAACCGGCGACGCGGTCTCGCGCCTCGACCACAACGAGCCCGAGCTCAATCGTTCGCCGCCGGGCGATCCCCGTGACACCACCACGCCATCGGCGATGGCGGGAAATCTGCGCCGCTTCCTGCTCGGCACGGTGCTGACGCCTTCCTCGCGCGAGCATCTGACGCAATGGATGGTGGACTGCAAGACCGGCAACAACCGTCTGCGCGGTGGCCTGCCGGCGGATTGGAAGATCGGCGACAAGACCGGCAATAACGGCAAGGACGCGTCCGGCGATATCGCGATCGCCTGGCCGAAGTCCGGCGGCCCGGTGCTGGTCACCGCCTACACGCAGGGTGGTTCGCCGACCCCGCCGCAATTGGAAACGGTCTTCAAGGAAATCGGCGCGATGGTCGCGCAGCGGCTCAGTTAG
- a CDS encoding HpcH/HpaI aldolase/citrate lyase family protein has product MTSATSAPLNRLKQLWRDGRPTFGAIATIPSIQTVQIMARSGIDWIIVDLEHGPIDLGTAHGMITATSGTPCVPLVRIAANEPWLAKAPMDFGALGINFPMICSGADAEKAVRSVRYPPKGDRLWGPFHAPFRWGVSMAEYMATADDDMICMVTIEHVEAVNRIDEIMATPGIDLAVIGPGDLATSINKRGLPDDPEVQALMARAEAGILKSGVPIGGVARTAEQANQMIERGYVALALGFDWSLFQRGIAASLEGIKR; this is encoded by the coding sequence TTGACCTCCGCAACATCAGCGCCGCTCAACCGTCTCAAACAGCTGTGGCGGGACGGACGCCCGACGTTTGGCGCGATCGCGACCATTCCCTCGATCCAGACCGTGCAGATCATGGCCCGTTCCGGGATCGACTGGATCATCGTCGACCTCGAGCACGGCCCGATCGATCTCGGCACGGCGCATGGCATGATCACGGCGACATCAGGCACGCCCTGCGTGCCGCTGGTGCGGATCGCCGCCAACGAGCCCTGGCTCGCCAAGGCGCCGATGGACTTCGGCGCGCTCGGGATCAATTTTCCGATGATCTGCAGCGGCGCCGACGCCGAGAAGGCCGTGCGCAGCGTGCGCTATCCGCCGAAGGGCGACCGGCTGTGGGGGCCGTTTCACGCGCCGTTCCGCTGGGGCGTGTCGATGGCGGAGTATATGGCGACCGCGGACGACGACATGATCTGCATGGTCACCATCGAGCATGTCGAGGCCGTCAACCGCATCGACGAGATCATGGCGACACCGGGCATCGACCTCGCGGTGATCGGCCCCGGCGATCTCGCCACCTCCATCAACAAGCGCGGCCTGCCTGACGATCCCGAAGTACAGGCGCTGATGGCGCGGGCCGAAGCCGGCATCCTCAAAAGCGGCGTGCCGATCGGCGGCGTCGCCCGCACCGCCGAGCAGGCCAACCAGATGATCGAACGCGGCTATGTCGCGCTGGCGCTGGGCTTCGACTGGTCGCTGTTCCAGCGCGGCATCGCGGCAAGCCTCGAGGGCATCAAGCGGTAG
- a CDS encoding cupin domain-containing protein yields MIKKMLLGLSIVAFAGVALAQQTGIKRTPLQKLDFPAGYNTVTAIAEVPAGGAAGRHTHPGMETGYVLEGELELVLDGKPPMKIKAGESYQIPEGAVHDAKAGDKPFKVLGVYVVKAGEPLAKPAP; encoded by the coding sequence ATGATCAAGAAAATGCTTCTCGGACTATCCATCGTCGCATTCGCCGGCGTGGCTCTCGCCCAGCAAACCGGTATCAAGCGGACCCCGCTGCAAAAGCTCGATTTCCCGGCCGGCTACAACACCGTCACCGCCATCGCGGAAGTTCCCGCAGGCGGCGCCGCCGGCCGCCATACCCATCCCGGCATGGAAACCGGCTATGTGCTGGAGGGCGAGCTCGAACTCGTGCTCGATGGCAAGCCTCCGATGAAGATCAAGGCCGGCGAATCCTACCAGATCCCGGAAGGCGCCGTTCACGACGCCAAGGCCGGCGACAAGCCCTTCAAAGTGCTCGGGGTCTACGTCGTCAAGGCCGGCGAGCCGCTGGCCAAACCGGCGCCGTAA
- a CDS encoding acyltransferase, with product MRGTVRKITTPRRIVIDLMHASIRVPFVSLARPLDVRLLSEARTQGPRPGWAAIFVKAFALVAKEEPVLRTLYVKWPMPSFYELPRSVAMVAIARVEEGQDCVLPQRITAPDEMPLDEVNALIRHAKDAPIDEVPAFRKMMRATRLPLPLRRLFWAIGLNFGRQRANYFGSYGVTSVSAYGAGELHAMSPGPFVLSYGVEKPDHTIDVVLRWDHRITDAALVAKVLNRLEQVLNTEIVQELRANRQQNEPKPVRAVGT from the coding sequence ATGCGCGGAACGGTTCGAAAAATCACAACGCCGCGTCGCATCGTCATCGATCTCATGCACGCGTCGATTCGCGTCCCCTTTGTATCGCTTGCCCGCCCGCTCGACGTCCGCCTGTTGTCGGAGGCCCGCACGCAGGGCCCGCGGCCCGGCTGGGCCGCGATTTTCGTCAAGGCATTCGCCCTGGTGGCGAAGGAAGAGCCGGTGCTGCGGACGCTTTACGTCAAATGGCCGATGCCGTCGTTCTACGAACTGCCGCGCAGCGTCGCGATGGTGGCGATCGCACGCGTCGAGGAAGGCCAGGACTGCGTGCTGCCGCAACGAATCACGGCGCCCGATGAAATGCCGCTGGATGAGGTCAACGCCCTGATTCGGCACGCCAAGGACGCGCCGATCGACGAAGTGCCGGCGTTTCGCAAGATGATGCGGGCGACCAGGCTGCCATTGCCGTTGCGCCGCCTGTTCTGGGCGATCGGACTGAATTTCGGCCGTCAGCGCGCCAATTATTTCGGCAGTTACGGCGTGACCTCGGTGTCAGCCTATGGCGCTGGCGAACTCCATGCGATGAGCCCGGGACCTTTCGTGCTGAGCTATGGGGTTGAGAAGCCGGACCATACCATCGATGTCGTGCTGCGCTGGGACCATCGGATTACCGACGCCGCCCTGGTGGCCAAGGTGTTGAACCGGCTGGAACAGGTCCTGAACACCGAAATCGTCCAGGAATTGCGGGCCAACCGCCAGCAAAACGAACCAAAGCCGGTCCGCGCGGTCGGCACCTGA
- a CDS encoding SDR family oxidoreductase, with protein sequence MQPAVVVTGASSGLGVEFARLAVAEGSKTVLIARNIADLQRLVTEIDPSGQSTVALGIDLAAPDAGETVARELEARDLYCHTLINDAGFGLFGQAVELDRARQLGIIAVNIRAPTDLMLRFLPDMIERKAGRILNVASAAGFAPGPRMAVYFASKAYLVSLSQALLREARGSGVTVTCLCPGPLRTPFLTRAGAPQVRLFKLLRKLPVDEVARSGWEAMKAGQRLCIPGIGTRAAIVVTRFVPRRVVLAVVTRLLRRR encoded by the coding sequence ATGCAGCCTGCAGTGGTCGTGACCGGCGCTTCCTCCGGACTTGGCGTGGAATTCGCCCGCTTGGCGGTCGCCGAAGGGTCCAAAACGGTCCTGATTGCGCGCAATATCGCCGATTTGCAGCGGTTGGTGACGGAAATCGACCCTTCCGGTCAATCCACGGTGGCGCTCGGAATTGACCTCGCCGCGCCGGATGCCGGCGAAACCGTCGCCCGTGAGCTCGAGGCGCGGGATCTCTATTGTCACACCCTGATCAACGATGCCGGTTTTGGCCTGTTTGGCCAGGCTGTGGAACTCGATCGTGCGCGCCAGCTCGGGATCATCGCGGTCAATATCCGGGCACCGACCGATCTCATGCTGCGATTCCTGCCCGACATGATCGAGCGCAAGGCCGGCCGCATCCTCAACGTGGCATCGGCGGCCGGTTTTGCGCCGGGACCGCGGATGGCGGTGTATTTTGCCAGCAAGGCCTATCTGGTTTCGCTCTCGCAGGCGCTCTTGCGCGAGGCGAGGGGTAGTGGCGTCACGGTGACCTGCCTGTGCCCGGGTCCGCTGCGCACACCGTTTCTGACCCGGGCTGGCGCGCCGCAGGTGCGGTTGTTCAAACTTTTGCGAAAGCTTCCCGTCGATGAAGTCGCCCGTAGCGGCTGGGAGGCCATGAAAGCAGGCCAGAGGCTTTGCATCCCCGGTATCGGCACCAGGGCGGCGATCGTCGTGACGCGCTTCGTCCCTCGCCGAGTGGTGCTTGCCGTGGTCACGAGGCTGCTGCGCAGGCGCTAG